A genomic segment from Equus przewalskii isolate Varuska chromosome X, EquPr2, whole genome shotgun sequence encodes:
- the LOC139080881 gene encoding putative CENPB DNA-binding domain-containing protein 1: MDLEKKLKVTKDYKGGKWVMVFARQSGISHSTIATFLNNNNKVMETAKGSASLKATRLTKIQGTLSDMEKLLMTWIQDQTQKHISVSTMTIMAKAKCLFAVLKEKAGPDYNVKFTASSG; the protein is encoded by the coding sequence ATGGacctggaaaagaaattaaaagtcacTAAGGACTATAAAGGTGGAAAATGGGTGATGGTATTTGCTCGCCAGTCAGGTAtatcccattccaccatagctacgtTCTTGAATAACAATAACAAAGTCATGGAAACTgctaaaggatctgcttcattgaaggcaacgagactaacaaaaattcaaggGACactatcagacatggagaaacttctaatgacctggattcaagaccagacacagaagcatatctCTGTCAGCACCATGACgatcatggccaaagcaaaatGTTTGTTTGCAGTGttaaaagaaaaggctggacctgactacaatgttaaatttactgctagctctgggtga